In Aestuariibaculum lutulentum, one DNA window encodes the following:
- a CDS encoding toxin-antitoxin system YwqK family antitoxin yields MKLLHFGLGLLLSSVVSAQSINQLDANGKRDGIWKKNFDGTDILRYEGEFTHGKETGLFKFYKNIRNKAVLTATKQFNPQNNIAEVIFYASTGKVISEGKMDGKLYIGEWKYYQKNNDKLLILEHYNTKGELDGERVVYYNNGIMAEKQMYKAGKLDGESLSYSENNKLINRANYLNGEMHGAYVVYFLDGTPEVEGQFKNGQKSGVWKYYENGALKEQKNFD; encoded by the coding sequence ATGAAATTATTACACTTTGGTTTAGGTCTTCTCCTGTCGTCTGTCGTTTCTGCGCAAAGCATAAATCAATTAGATGCTAACGGTAAACGCGATGGTATCTGGAAGAAAAATTTTGATGGAACCGATATTTTGCGTTACGAAGGTGAGTTTACCCACGGAAAGGAAACAGGGCTTTTTAAATTTTATAAAAATATTAGGAATAAAGCTGTTTTAACCGCTACCAAACAATTCAACCCACAGAATAATATAGCCGAAGTTATTTTTTATGCCTCTACAGGTAAAGTGATTAGTGAAGGTAAAATGGATGGTAAACTGTACATAGGTGAATGGAAGTATTATCAAAAAAATAACGATAAGCTTTTAATTCTGGAGCATTATAATACAAAAGGCGAGTTAGACGGTGAACGTGTTGTGTATTATAATAATGGAATTATGGCTGAAAAGCAAATGTATAAAGCTGGTAAACTTGATGGAGAGTCTTTATCGTATTCAGAAAATAATAAATTAATTAATCGGGCTAATTATCTTAATGGTGAAATGCACGGGGCCTATGTGGTTTATTTTTTAGATGGTACACCGGAAGTAGAAGGGCAGTTTAAAAACGGACAAAAATCTGGAGTTTGGAAGTATTATGAAAACGGCGCTTTAAAAGAACAGAAAAATTTCGATTAA
- the yidC gene encoding membrane protein insertase YidC: protein MEEKKLDLNSVIGFILIFGILMFMLWKNQPTPEELEAQEKAKQEQVAAEKKAKEKEASFVEAAEDFSATSASDSLKLIALKNKLGAFAYSASNTSNEETLVESDLLALKFSNKGGYLSEVRLKEFVDFKGNPIYLIKDNNASFNINFGTTDSRILNTKDLLFAPSITKNGDVTVVSMKLKVSESKFLEYRYELKEGDYMMNFTIRSQGLSEIINSSQDINLDWNLKTYRHAKSISYENRYTEVVYEYEDGKDNYLGQRELSDDTAEDLTYVAFKQHFFTSVLLSEEPIKTASLESRNLVQDEDIDTVYTKAFTAKMPLELKGGELSQSMDWYYGPTDYKILNKYDRNLDEIVPLGWGIFGWINRYLFIPFFAFLSGFLPYGIAIIVMTISIKLLMSFVQYKQFLSQAKMKILKPELDAIREKYKDNKMKAQQETLALQTKAGASPMAGCLPALIQLPVFYALFQFFPSAFDLRQKSFLWAEDLSSYDTIAELPFKIPFYGDHVSLFPLLASIAIFFYMRLTTGQQVATQPQQEGMPDMGKMMKYMMYFSPIMMLFFFNNYASGLSLYYFISNLISIGIILVIKNFILDEDKIHAEMQEKKKKPKKESRFQQKMKQMMEEAEKQKQMQQKRK, encoded by the coding sequence ATGGAAGAAAAAAAATTAGATCTTAATTCGGTAATAGGTTTTATACTTATTTTCGGAATTTTAATGTTCATGCTTTGGAAAAACCAGCCAACGCCTGAAGAACTTGAAGCACAGGAAAAAGCAAAGCAAGAACAGGTAGCAGCTGAGAAGAAAGCTAAAGAAAAGGAAGCTTCATTTGTTGAAGCGGCCGAAGATTTTTCAGCAACATCAGCTTCAGATTCTTTAAAGTTAATAGCATTAAAAAATAAATTAGGTGCTTTCGCTTATTCAGCATCTAACACTTCTAATGAAGAAACTTTAGTTGAAAGCGATTTATTAGCTTTAAAATTCAGTAACAAAGGCGGATATCTTTCAGAAGTTAGATTAAAGGAGTTTGTAGATTTCAAAGGAAATCCTATCTATTTAATAAAAGATAACAACGCATCTTTTAATATCAATTTCGGAACAACCGATAGTAGAATATTAAACACCAAAGATTTACTTTTTGCACCAAGCATTACTAAAAATGGTGATGTTACGGTGGTTTCTATGAAACTTAAAGTATCAGAATCTAAGTTTTTAGAATACCGTTATGAGTTAAAAGAAGGTGATTATATGATGAATTTCACCATTCGTTCTCAAGGATTAAGTGAAATCATTAACAGTTCGCAAGACATTAACCTAGACTGGAATTTAAAAACCTACCGTCATGCTAAAAGTATTTCTTATGAAAACAGATATACAGAGGTGGTTTATGAGTACGAAGACGGTAAAGACAATTATTTAGGTCAACGTGAATTAAGTGATGATACCGCTGAAGATTTAACTTATGTAGCGTTTAAACAACACTTCTTTACTTCTGTTTTATTGTCAGAGGAACCTATTAAAACAGCAAGTCTGGAGTCTCGTAATTTAGTACAAGACGAAGATATTGATACGGTTTACACCAAAGCCTTTACAGCTAAAATGCCTTTAGAACTTAAAGGTGGCGAGTTAAGTCAGTCGATGGATTGGTATTACGGACCAACAGATTATAAAATATTAAACAAATACGACAGAAATTTAGATGAAATCGTACCGCTTGGATGGGGTATTTTCGGTTGGATTAACCGTTACTTATTTATTCCGTTCTTCGCATTTTTAAGTGGCTTCTTACCATACGGTATTGCTATTATCGTAATGACGATTTCTATTAAATTATTAATGTCGTTTGTACAATACAAGCAATTCTTGTCTCAGGCAAAAATGAAAATTTTAAAGCCGGAATTAGATGCGATTCGTGAGAAGTACAAAGACAATAAAATGAAAGCGCAACAAGAAACCTTAGCGTTACAAACTAAGGCAGGCGCGAGCCCAATGGCAGGATGTTTACCGGCATTAATTCAGTTACCTGTATTCTATGCGTTATTCCAGTTCTTCCCATCGGCTTTCGATTTACGTCAAAAAAGCTTCCTTTGGGCAGAGGATTTATCGTCTTACGATACTATTGCAGAATTACCATTTAAGATTCCATTCTACGGTGATCACGTAAGTTTATTCCCGTTATTAGCGTCTATAGCCATTTTCTTCTATATGCGTTTAACAACAGGACAGCAAGTGGCAACACAACCACAGCAGGAAGGCATGCCAGATATGGGTAAAATGATGAAATATATGATGTATTTCTCACCAATCATGATGTTATTCTTCTTTAATAACTATGCATCAGGATTAAGTTTGTATTACTTTATTTCTAACTTAATCAGTATCGGAATTATCTTAGTGATTAAGAATTTTATTCTTGACGAAGATAAAATACATGCAGAGATGCAGGAGAAAAAGAAAAAGCCTAAGAAAGAAAGTCGTTTTCAGCAAAAAATGAAACAAATGATGGAAGAAGCTGAAAAACAAAAGCAAATGCAACAAAAACGCAAATAA
- a CDS encoding CTP synthase, giving the protein MTSTAKYIFVTGGVTSSLGKGIIAASLAKLLQAQGYRVTIQKLDPYINVDPGTLNPYEHGECYVTEDGAETDLDLGHYERFLNVPTSQANNVTTGRIYQSVIQKERRGEFLGKTVQVVPHITDEIKERIQILGKSGDYDIIITEIGGTVGDIESLPYVEAVRQLRWDLGEDNGIVIHLTLVPYLAAAGELKTKPTQHSVKTLMESGVQADVLVCRTEHDLPSDIRRKLALFCNVREEAVIQSIDASTIYDVPNLMLKEGLDKVVLKKLGLASTTPDISKWNEFLTRLKNPKTEITIGLIGKYVELQDSYKSILEAFIHAGAANEVKVNVESVHSEYINKDNVDIKLGHLDGILVAPGFGERGIEGKIDAVQYVRENNVPYFGICLGMQMAVIEFSRNVLGLKDADSTEMNPNTTNPVIDLMEDQKTITDKGGTMRLGAWDCDLKLGSIVRDIYKSEHISERHRHRYEFNGKYKQAIEDAGMKATGLNPETGLVEIVEIPTHPWFVGVQYHPEYKSTVANPHPLFVGFVKAALNHKKKTSSARMAQK; this is encoded by the coding sequence ATGACAAGTACAGCAAAATACATTTTCGTAACCGGAGGAGTTACATCATCATTAGGAAAAGGAATTATAGCAGCATCTCTTGCAAAGCTATTACAGGCCCAAGGATACAGGGTAACCATTCAAAAATTAGATCCATACATTAACGTAGATCCAGGAACCTTAAACCCATACGAACACGGTGAGTGTTATGTTACGGAAGATGGTGCTGAGACTGACTTAGATTTAGGTCACTACGAGCGTTTTTTAAACGTACCTACCAGCCAGGCTAACAACGTTACTACAGGTAGAATTTACCAAAGTGTGATTCAAAAAGAACGTCGTGGCGAGTTTTTAGGGAAAACAGTTCAGGTTGTTCCTCATATTACCGATGAAATTAAAGAACGTATTCAGATTTTAGGAAAATCTGGAGATTACGATATTATTATTACAGAAATCGGTGGTACTGTTGGTGACATCGAGTCTTTACCATACGTAGAAGCTGTTCGTCAGTTACGTTGGGATTTAGGTGAAGATAATGGTATTGTTATTCATTTAACTTTAGTACCATATTTAGCGGCTGCTGGTGAGTTAAAAACCAAACCTACACAACACAGTGTAAAAACATTGATGGAAAGTGGAGTACAGGCCGATGTTTTAGTATGTAGAACAGAGCATGATTTACCATCAGATATTCGTCGTAAACTGGCATTATTCTGTAATGTTAGAGAAGAAGCTGTAATTCAATCTATTGATGCTTCAACAATTTACGATGTACCTAATTTAATGTTGAAAGAAGGCTTAGATAAAGTGGTTCTTAAAAAATTAGGTTTAGCATCTACAACACCAGATATTTCTAAATGGAATGAGTTCTTAACACGTCTTAAAAATCCAAAAACCGAGATTACTATTGGTTTAATTGGAAAATACGTAGAGTTACAGGATTCTTATAAATCTATTTTAGAAGCTTTCATCCACGCAGGTGCTGCTAACGAAGTAAAAGTCAATGTAGAGTCAGTACACTCAGAATACATTAATAAAGATAACGTAGATATTAAATTAGGTCATTTAGATGGTATCCTTGTAGCACCAGGTTTTGGTGAGCGTGGTATTGAAGGTAAAATTGATGCGGTTCAGTATGTACGTGAAAACAATGTGCCTTACTTTGGTATTTGTTTAGGTATGCAAATGGCTGTTATCGAGTTCTCAAGAAATGTACTTGGTTTAAAAGATGCCGATTCTACTGAAATGAATCCTAACACAACAAACCCGGTTATCGACTTAATGGAAGATCAAAAAACCATTACCGATAAAGGAGGAACGATGCGTTTAGGAGCTTGGGATTGTGATTTAAAATTAGGAAGTATCGTTCGCGATATTTACAAATCTGAACACATTTCAGAGCGTCACCGTCACCGTTATGAGTTCAATGGTAAATACAAACAAGCCATTGAAGACGCAGGTATGAAAGCAACAGGATTAAACCCTGAAACCGGATTGGTAGAAATCGTTGAAATCCCGACTCACCCTTGGTTTGTTGGTGTTCAATACCACCCGGAATATAAAAGTACCGTTGCAAATCCACACCCATTATTCGTAGGATTTGTAAAAGCGGCTTTAAACCATAAAAAGAAGACATCAAGTGCCAGAATGGCACAAAAATAA
- a CDS encoding DUF3820 family protein, with protein sequence MLTDNKFLIDLAHTKMPYGKYKDRYLIDLPEHYIVWYHQKGFPKGKLGDMLTQVYELKLNGLEELIRNIRKQYPKP encoded by the coding sequence ATGCTTACAGATAACAAGTTTTTAATAGACCTGGCACATACCAAAATGCCTTACGGTAAGTATAAAGATCGCTACTTAATAGATTTACCTGAGCATTATATTGTTTGGTATCATCAAAAAGGCTTTCCTAAAGGGAAACTTGGTGATATGCTCACTCAGGTATATGAATTAAAATTAAACGGATTAGAAGAATTAATCCGAAACATTAGAAAGCAGTACCCTAAACCGTAA
- a CDS encoding PBP1 and LysM peptidoglycan-binding domain-containing protein, whose amino-acid sequence MFKHLSVLGFAVLFGINTANAQNFSTHQVKKGETVEALAKQYYVTPSQIYALNPDAKKELKPNTILIIPISKANKPEVAETKELVGFKPHRVGKKETLYSLAKEYEVSEEDIKKHNKFLYAEPLRKGDKLQIPVYKVTRKTKESDAVTTYIVQPKEGKWRVAYKFGITLKEFEELNPNLGDSLQVGQQVYVPNIENKDQKSVDEQYSYYKVLPKEGFYRLNIKLGLDQEALETLNPELKETGLKEGMILKVPYSATVNGASANEVKPVALNNKISDFSTKHIAVMLPFRLNRVDYDSVADTKRSIKKDPYLNASLDFHSGVLMAVDSLKKLGVSLKVDVYDTKHEVSEVARIINNNDFESVDAVIGPLTSNTFEKAATELKQYNTPIVSPIGTDLRLYDNVFQSRPSDKLLKSKIINYVKSDSADKNIVVISDTKNSAIANELKSEFTYARLVFSRKDKEGKDANYIMVGDVQSVLKPGKNYVFLETQSEGLASNATSILASLNQAKNGNSGIEIILVTTNFNEAFEGDEVSNDQLSRLHFHYATTAKSYSESDNNSFVKAYEKKYGLTPNKRAVKGFDLTMDVVLRLVTSENLYTSVNQSPLTEYVENKFAYNKELVGGYYNNAVYVVKYDNLNIVVVE is encoded by the coding sequence ATGTTTAAACATCTTTCCGTTTTAGGTTTTGCAGTTTTATTTGGTATAAATACGGCAAACGCACAAAATTTTAGTACACACCAGGTTAAAAAGGGAGAAACAGTAGAGGCGCTTGCTAAGCAGTATTATGTAACGCCGTCACAGATTTATGCGCTTAATCCTGATGCTAAAAAGGAATTAAAACCTAATACGATATTAATTATACCAATTTCTAAAGCCAATAAACCAGAGGTTGCGGAAACTAAAGAGTTGGTAGGGTTTAAACCGCACCGTGTTGGTAAAAAAGAGACTTTGTATAGCTTGGCTAAAGAATATGAAGTATCTGAAGAAGACATAAAAAAGCACAACAAGTTTTTATATGCCGAGCCTTTACGAAAGGGTGATAAACTTCAAATACCGGTATATAAAGTAACACGAAAAACAAAAGAAAGCGATGCTGTAACAACGTATATCGTTCAACCAAAAGAAGGAAAATGGCGAGTAGCATATAAATTTGGTATCACTTTAAAAGAATTTGAAGAGTTGAACCCTAATTTAGGCGATTCGCTTCAGGTAGGTCAGCAGGTTTATGTACCGAATATTGAAAATAAGGACCAGAAATCGGTAGATGAACAATACAGTTATTATAAAGTTTTACCAAAGGAAGGCTTTTACCGATTAAATATAAAGTTAGGATTAGACCAGGAAGCTTTAGAAACTTTAAATCCGGAACTAAAAGAAACCGGACTTAAAGAAGGTATGATTTTAAAAGTACCTTATTCGGCTACGGTAAATGGAGCATCTGCTAACGAGGTAAAACCAGTGGCTTTAAATAATAAAATATCAGATTTTAGTACTAAGCATATTGCAGTAATGTTGCCGTTTCGTTTAAATCGTGTCGATTACGATTCTGTGGCAGATACCAAGCGTAGTATTAAAAAAGATCCGTATTTAAACGCTTCATTGGATTTTCATTCTGGGGTATTGATGGCGGTTGATTCTTTAAAAAAACTTGGAGTTTCCTTAAAAGTTGATGTTTACGATACCAAGCATGAAGTAAGTGAGGTGGCAAGAATTATTAATAATAATGATTTTGAATCTGTTGATGCTGTTATCGGACCGTTAACGTCTAATACATTTGAAAAAGCAGCAACAGAATTAAAACAATATAATACACCAATTGTATCGCCAATTGGAACGGATTTAAGATTGTACGATAATGTGTTCCAATCAAGACCTTCAGATAAATTATTGAAATCGAAAATCATTAATTATGTTAAGTCAGACTCAGCTGATAAAAATATTGTAGTGATTTCTGATACTAAAAATTCTGCGATAGCTAATGAGTTGAAAAGTGAATTTACTTATGCGCGATTAGTGTTTTCGAGAAAAGATAAAGAAGGCAAAGACGCCAATTACATCATGGTTGGGGATGTGCAAAGTGTATTGAAACCAGGAAAAAACTATGTGTTTTTAGAAACGCAAAGTGAAGGTTTAGCATCTAATGCAACCAGTATTTTAGCTTCTCTTAATCAAGCTAAGAATGGAAATTCAGGCATTGAAATTATTTTAGTAACAACGAATTTCAATGAAGCTTTTGAAGGAGACGAGGTGTCTAACGACCAATTATCCAGATTACATTTTCATTATGCAACAACAGCAAAAAGTTATAGTGAAAGTGACAATAATTCTTTTGTAAAAGCGTATGAAAAGAAGTATGGCTTAACACCTAATAAACGTGCTGTAAAAGGTTTCGACTTAACGATGGATGTGGTGTTACGATTAGTAACTTCAGAAAATTTATATACTTCGGTAAACCAGTCGCCACTTACAGAATATGTTGAAAACAAGTTTGCTTATAATAAAGAACTTGTTGGCGGATATTACAATAATGCGGTTTATGTGGTTAAGTACGATAATTTAAATATTGTAGTTGTAGAGTAG
- the guaA gene encoding glutamine-hydrolyzing GMP synthase codes for MQHDKVLILDFGSQYTQLIARRVRELNIYSEIHPFNKIPEDLASYKSVILSGSPNSVRGEDALHPNLDGIRGVKPMLAVCYGAQYLAHFSGGNVAPSDTREYGRANLSFIKTDEEFFAGINEGSQVWMSHSDTIKELPTNGVLIASTKDVTNAAYRIEGETTYAIQFHPEVYHSTDGKQLLENFLVNIAGVNQDWTPDSFIDETVEAIQEKVGNDKVVLGLSGGVDSTVAAVLLNKAIGKNLYCIFVNNGLLRKNEFQSVLNQYEGMGLNVKGVDASERFLEALAGLEDPELKRKAIGKTFIEVFDDEAHKLTDVKWLAQGTIYPDVIESVSATGGPSATIKSHHNVGGLPDFMKLKIVEPLRAIFKDEVRRVGATLGIDPELLGRHPFPGPGLGIRILGDITAEKVRILQEVDAIFINGLKEWGLYDKVWQAGAMLLPVNSVGVMGDERTYEKCVALRAVESTDGMTADWVNLPYEFLQKTSNEIINKVKGVNRVVYDISSKPPATIEWE; via the coding sequence ATGCAACACGATAAGGTATTAATTTTAGACTTCGGATCGCAATACACACAGCTTATTGCACGTCGAGTAAGAGAACTCAACATCTATTCCGAGATTCATCCATTCAACAAAATTCCAGAAGATTTAGCATCTTACAAATCGGTTATCCTTTCGGGTAGTCCGAATTCAGTAAGAGGAGAAGACGCTTTACACCCAAACTTAGACGGTATTAGAGGTGTGAAACCAATGTTAGCCGTTTGTTATGGAGCCCAGTATTTAGCACATTTTTCAGGTGGTAATGTAGCACCTTCAGACACTAGAGAATATGGTCGTGCTAATTTATCATTTATTAAAACTGATGAAGAATTCTTCGCTGGAATTAATGAAGGAAGTCAGGTTTGGATGAGCCACAGTGATACTATTAAAGAATTACCAACGAATGGTGTTTTAATAGCTAGTACTAAAGATGTTACTAATGCGGCTTACAGAATTGAAGGCGAAACAACGTATGCTATTCAATTCCACCCAGAGGTATATCATTCTACTGATGGTAAGCAATTATTAGAAAACTTTTTAGTGAATATTGCTGGTGTAAATCAGGATTGGACACCAGATTCATTTATTGATGAAACTGTTGAAGCTATTCAAGAGAAAGTTGGAAATGATAAAGTAGTACTTGGTTTATCTGGTGGAGTAGATTCTACTGTAGCTGCGGTACTTTTAAATAAAGCCATAGGCAAAAACTTATACTGTATTTTTGTAAATAACGGTTTATTACGTAAAAACGAGTTTCAAAGCGTTTTAAATCAATATGAAGGTATGGGACTTAATGTAAAAGGAGTAGATGCTTCAGAGCGTTTCCTTGAAGCATTAGCAGGTCTTGAAGATCCTGAGTTAAAACGTAAAGCTATCGGTAAAACATTTATTGAAGTTTTCGATGACGAAGCTCATAAATTAACCGATGTAAAGTGGTTGGCACAAGGAACCATTTATCCAGACGTAATTGAAAGTGTTTCTGCTACAGGAGGACCTTCAGCTACAATTAAAAGTCACCATAACGTAGGTGGTTTACCAGATTTCATGAAACTTAAAATCGTAGAACCTTTACGTGCTATCTTTAAAGATGAAGTAAGACGTGTAGGAGCAACCTTAGGTATCGATCCTGAATTATTAGGTCGTCACCCATTCCCGGGACCAGGTTTGGGAATCCGTATTTTAGGTGATATCACTGCTGAAAAGGTACGTATATTACAAGAAGTTGATGCGATTTTCATCAACGGATTAAAAGAATGGGGGCTTTACGATAAAGTTTGGCAAGCAGGAGCGATGTTATTACCTGTAAACAGTGTAGGTGTTATGGGCGATGAGCGTACTTATGAAAAATGTGTGGCGCTTAGAGCTGTAGAAAGTACAGATGGTATGACTGCCGATTGGGTAAACCTACCATACGAGTTTTTACAAAAAACATCAAACGAGATTATCAATAAAGTTAAAGGTGTTAATAGAGTAGTATACGATATTAGTTCAAAACCGCCTGCAACTATCGAGTGGGAATAA
- a CDS encoding pyridoxal phosphate-dependent decarboxylase family protein has product MHKIDMGLIEMTLDVMKYVIGRVSEVEHPIGKPKKYEELKALVGETITEKGVGGEYAFNLWKEHLSKANVPVDHPRNLAFVPASPTRAAIMFDLITAASSIHGAYWMEGAGGIFCENEAMKWIVSLTGMPEGAFGVFTSGGTSANLSAIVTARENWRTNDPSHKGQKGLIITSIGAHSSVKAMAKVADLDVHLVDTEDRLEASALRATIDGLSPIERERLFAVVGTGGTTNAGIVDDLDGIADICAEENLWFHVDAAYGGGALLADSVKHLFVGINKADSVTIDPHKWLFSPYDCGAVIYKEPELAKQAHSQQGSYLDIFKDEGAHGFNPTDYQIQLTRRVRGLPLWFSLAMHGTDKYKEAVERGVELAQIAGKMIEESPYLELVREPSLSCVLYRRKGWAPQDYTNWTYDNHKKGFALVTPTKWKNGDNFETVSRFCFINPDTTERDIEMILETMA; this is encoded by the coding sequence ATGCATAAAATTGACATGGGACTTATTGAAATGACACTGGATGTCATGAAATATGTCATTGGACGAGTATCAGAAGTAGAGCATCCTATCGGGAAGCCTAAAAAGTATGAAGAGTTAAAAGCATTGGTAGGAGAAACCATTACCGAAAAAGGTGTTGGTGGAGAATACGCTTTTAACTTATGGAAAGAGCACTTATCTAAGGCGAATGTGCCGGTAGACCACCCGAGAAATCTGGCGTTTGTACCAGCCTCGCCAACCAGAGCAGCTATTATGTTCGATTTAATTACGGCAGCGTCAAGTATTCATGGTGCTTACTGGATGGAAGGTGCAGGAGGTATTTTCTGTGAAAATGAAGCTATGAAATGGATTGTGTCTTTAACAGGCATGCCGGAAGGCGCTTTTGGCGTATTTACCAGTGGAGGTACTTCGGCTAACCTTTCTGCAATTGTTACAGCACGTGAAAACTGGCGCACAAACGATCCGAGTCATAAAGGTCAAAAAGGATTAATCATCACATCTATCGGGGCGCACTCCTCAGTTAAGGCAATGGCTAAAGTTGCAGATTTAGATGTACACTTGGTGGATACCGAAGATCGTTTAGAGGCTTCAGCATTAAGAGCAACGATTGATGGTTTATCTCCAATTGAGCGTGAGCGTTTATTTGCAGTAGTAGGTACCGGAGGAACAACCAATGCTGGTATTGTGGATGATTTAGATGGTATTGCCGATATCTGTGCTGAAGAAAATTTATGGTTCCACGTAGATGCTGCTTATGGTGGAGGAGCTTTATTAGCCGATTCTGTGAAGCATTTATTTGTTGGAATTAATAAAGCTGATAGTGTCACTATCGATCCGCATAAATGGTTATTCTCTCCTTACGATTGTGGGGCAGTTATTTATAAAGAACCAGAATTAGCAAAACAGGCACACTCTCAACAAGGATCTTATTTAGATATTTTTAAAGATGAAGGTGCTCACGGATTTAATCCAACCGATTATCAAATACAGTTAACCAGACGTGTTAGAGGGTTGCCTTTATGGTTCTCATTGGCTATGCATGGTACCGATAAATATAAAGAAGCAGTAGAGCGTGGTGTTGAACTGGCGCAAATTGCAGGTAAAATGATTGAAGAAAGTCCGTATTTAGAACTGGTAAGAGAGCCAAGTTTATCATGTGTATTATACCGTAGAAAAGGTTGGGCTCCTCAGGATTATACCAACTGGACATACGATAACCACAAAAAAGGATTCGCTTTAGTAACTCCAACCAAATGGAAAAACGGCGATAATTTTGAAACGGTTTCACGTTTTTGTTTCATTAATCCTGATACCACCGAGCGTGATATCGAGATGATTTTAGAAACGATGGCCTAA